The following nucleotide sequence is from Cucumis melo cultivar AY chromosome 1, USDA_Cmelo_AY_1.0, whole genome shotgun sequence.
ctattgttgtttttgttaGATTCAAACTTTTCATAATCCTTTCAATGTTTAACATCAGAtagatatgtttttttttcatcttgttgttgttgctcaTGAAACTATTATACTCGTTTGATAACATTTACCTGGTGCATGTGctcatataaaatataattgctacatttttTTCCCTTCAGACAGACCCACTAATTTCCAGGAAGGAGAATAAAGAAATCGTGGAGCATTCTGTGAATGACCATCCTCCTGGAGAAGGTGAAGCTGAATTTTCTCGTTTATCATCAATGAATCCAGTGAAGCTGAAACGACGGGTGATTTTCCTGATACTTCTACCTGGCATATGCATACCCATATTTGTAATTTGGagtaatttttaatattttattgctTCAGGCAATGCGACAGGAGAGGAGGGCTCTACGAGCTGCAGAATTGATTCGAGAAGATAAAGAGATGGACAATCAGATGGCAGCTGCTGCTATTGAACGATCTAAAAATTTTGACACTACAGTGCAGGGAAAGTACAGCATTTGGAGGAGGGATTTTGAAAACCCTAAATCTGATTCCACCTTGAAACTTATGCGGGATCAGATCATAATGGCGAAAGCATATGCAAATATAGCCAGGTCAAACAATGATACAGGACTTTACAATACTCTGATGAAGCACTGTAGAGAAAGTCAACTTGCCATTGGGGAAGCTAATTCTGATGCTGGGCTTCATCCAAGGTTTTCAAAAGCTTCATACTCTATTCCTACTATCACTTGTATATATTTCTTGGTGTTCATgcaatgcttttttttttctttagtgcACTAGATCGAGCAAAAGCAATGGGTCATGCTCTTGCAATGGCCAAAGATGAACTGTATGATTGTCTTACTATGGCGAGAAAGTTGAGAGCCATGCTACAATCAACAGAGGACAATGTGAATacccaaaagaaaaagagtgcATTCTTGACTCAGCTAGCAGCCAAAACAGTCCCTAAATCCTTGCATTGCCTTCCTTTACAACTAGCAGGAGACTATTTCCTACAGGGCCATCATCTTAATCATAATATTGACAGAGAAAAGATTGAAAATCCTTCTCTGTATCACTATGCTATTTTCTCAGATAATGTGTTAGCTACCTCCGTTGTAGTCAACTCCACGGTTTTGCATGCTAAGGAACCTGAGAAACACGTTTTCCATATTGTCACAGATAAGCTGAATTTTGCTGCTATGAGAATGTGGTTTCTTGTTAATTCTCCTTCAAAAGCGACAATCCAAGTTCAAAACATTGATGATTTCAAGTGGTTGAATTCCTCTTACTGCTCTGTTCTCCGACAACTTGAATCTGCAAGACTTAAAGAATATTACTTCAAGGCGAATCATCCTTCTTCCCTCTCCGTTGGCATGGATAATCTGAAGTACAGGAATCCAAAGTATTTGTCCATGCTAAATCATCTTAGATTCTACCTCCCTGAGGTGTATCCCAAGTTGGACAAGATCCTATTTTTGGATGATGATATCGTAGTTCAGAAGGATCTAACGTCCTTGTGGGACATTGATTTGAAAGGTATGGTGAATGGGGCAGTGGAGACCTGTAAAGAAAGCTTTCATAGGTTTGATAAATATCTCAACTTCTCAAATCCAAAGATATCGGAGAACTTTGATCCAAATGCATGTGGTTGGGCATTCGGCATGAATATTTTTGACTTGAAGGAATGGAGAAAACGAAACATGACTGGAATCTACCATTACTGGCAAGATCTGGTAAAGCATACTAAGT
It contains:
- the LOC103490213 gene encoding probable galacturonosyltransferase 3 isoform X1; the protein is MELLPKRISLPFNLLFIFSVFLVVSLVGLIGADASNASVTLDGKPMYQCVQCGDGEEQDTGNRISTNEDDKDIDIIAAYSDPSGAFRLGRVKLKDLSASWIWENSLDGNHHQPLSSQTDPLISRKENKEIVEHSVNDHPPGEGEAEFSRLSSMNPVKLKRRAMRQERRALRAAELIREDKEMDNQMAAAAIERSKNFDTTVQGKYSIWRRDFENPKSDSTLKLMRDQIIMAKAYANIARSNNDTGLYNTLMKHCRESQLAIGEANSDAGLHPSALDRAKAMGHALAMAKDELYDCLTMARKLRAMLQSTEDNVNTQKKKSAFLTQLAAKTVPKSLHCLPLQLAGDYFLQGHHLNHNIDREKIENPSLYHYAIFSDNVLATSVVVNSTVLHAKEPEKHVFHIVTDKLNFAAMRMWFLVNSPSKATIQVQNIDDFKWLNSSYCSVLRQLESARLKEYYFKANHPSSLSVGMDNLKYRNPKYLSMLNHLRFYLPEVYPKLDKILFLDDDIVVQKDLTSLWDIDLKGMVNGAVETCKESFHRFDKYLNFSNPKISENFDPNACGWAFGMNIFDLKEWRKRNMTGIYHYWQDLNEDRTLWKLGSLPPGLITFYNLTYPLDRGWHVLGLGYDPALNLTEIENAAVIHYNGNYKPWLDLAVSKYKSYWSKYVMYGNPYLQLCNISE
- the LOC103490213 gene encoding probable galacturonosyltransferase 3 isoform X2, with the protein product MGKFFGWKPSPASEFPDPLISRKENKEIVEHSVNDHPPGEGEAEFSRLSSMNPVKLKRRAMRQERRALRAAELIREDKEMDNQMAAAAIERSKNFDTTVQGKYSIWRRDFENPKSDSTLKLMRDQIIMAKAYANIARSNNDTGLYNTLMKHCRESQLAIGEANSDAGLHPSALDRAKAMGHALAMAKDELYDCLTMARKLRAMLQSTEDNVNTQKKKSAFLTQLAAKTVPKSLHCLPLQLAGDYFLQGHHLNHNIDREKIENPSLYHYAIFSDNVLATSVVVNSTVLHAKEPEKHVFHIVTDKLNFAAMRMWFLVNSPSKATIQVQNIDDFKWLNSSYCSVLRQLESARLKEYYFKANHPSSLSVGMDNLKYRNPKYLSMLNHLRFYLPEVYPKLDKILFLDDDIVVQKDLTSLWDIDLKGMVNGAVETCKESFHRFDKYLNFSNPKISENFDPNACGWAFGMNIFDLKEWRKRNMTGIYHYWQDLNEDRTLWKLGSLPPGLITFYNLTYPLDRGWHVLGLGYDPALNLTEIENAAVIHYNGNYKPWLDLAVSKYKSYWSKYVMYGNPYLQLCNISE